From a single Silene latifolia isolate original U9 population chromosome 6, ASM4854445v1, whole genome shotgun sequence genomic region:
- the LOC141587624 gene encoding uncharacterized protein LOC141587624 has protein sequence MKLYNPCVGKSLLLPPCPLLPCDGYTPIFVLGFATRSEDYKIIAIAFRQSLGIEVPDMRVVVYTLNDPQWAVRDNGLNIDYSSFKHLFGPYYFCEGAAHWLGNDLYDDTGSQFDYPTHLVSLDFDSEKFTFLDLPAALDDTDTTSGSLFLLGDSLAFFCISPVSFKIWVLKQENGRREWTLWFSGRSSSDAFDLFDYMGSTTQRVSYFEGDGGYLIYGTKSYNIRTCQVRERGQSISHDVDVTTYFESLALCNGYRTNQSKCEPTVVDDGEETLAVLLE, from the coding sequence atgaaattatataatccttgtgttggaaaatcGTTGCTACTTCCCCCTTGTCCCCTACTTCCTTGTGACGGCTATACGCCTATCTTTGTTCTTGGTTTCGCCACTCGTAGTGAGGATTATAAAATCATTGCAATCGCATTTAGACAATCTCTAGGTATCGAGGTTCCAGATATGCGTGTTGTGGTTTACACACTCAATGATCCACAATGGGCTGTGAGGGATAATGGGCTCAATATCGACTATTCATCGTTTAAGCATTTGTTTGGGCCTTATTATTTCTGTGAGGGGGCAGCGCACTGGCTTGGAAATGATCTATATGATGATACTGGTAGTCAATTTGATTATCCGACTCATCTTGTTTCCCTTGATTTTGATTCGGAAAAATTCACATTTTTGGATCTGCCAGCTGCGTTGGATGATACAGATACTACTTCAGGGTCTCTCTTTCTTCTAGGGGACTCACTAGCGTTTTTCTGTATTTCTCCGGTTAGTTTCAAAATATGGGTGTTGAAACAGGAGAACGGAAGGAGAGAGTGGACCCTATGGTTTTCAGGTCGTTCGAGTAGTGATGCTTTTGATTTGTTCGACTATATGGGATCAACGACACAAAGGGTATCGTATTTTGAGGGTGATGGTGGCTATCTCATTTATGGGACGAAGTCTTATAATATTCGTACTTGTCAAGTGCGGGAGCGTGGACAATCTATAAGCCATGATGTAGACGTGACTACGTATTTTGAGAGCTTGGCATTGTGCAATGGATACAGAACCAATCAAAGTAAATGTGAACCAACTGTTGTGGATGATGGTGAGGAGACCCTCGCTGTTTTGCTTGAGTGA
- the LOC141587625 gene encoding F-box/kelch-repeat protein At3g23880-like, whose amino-acid sequence MQKMESKKKTKSSSNSTRISKFNYLPPEVWAQILPNIPAKTLVKFRCVCKSWCDIIDNPDFVTQHRNLCKINSVSSKLLLALEGLGRFGRKGCLLTVRRADALRKTYHILKSSQRYHLLGNCNELLLVHGYIDPGHRDQLMLWNPCIRKSLRIPLPPLPSFDFIVYLFGFALCSNEYKVIAMSSQRSVTDGIIMCCALYTLSDQQWSLRNEGLDMSFSYFVRLFRLYGCPPTGCFFQGAAHWIGDDPNQGAIPSDCSTHLVSLDFDLEKFTYLELPFASEDRGAIRFPFRLRESLAVFCISFVKSSIWALDEESGKGAWTPRFSGLSSCGGFYLFSSRPRLPLFYYESDHGSCFVYRKMAYNIASCKVHELGKSMGHFVDLRMYMEGLVLCKGYGAEDLLSLAHEQENATISNGDDWYTMDMLVARFF is encoded by the coding sequence ATGCAGAAAATGGAGAGCAAAAAGAAGACGAAATCTTCATCAAATTCAACCCGTATATCCAAATTCAATTACCTACCACCAGAAGTTTGGGCCCAAATTCTCCCTAATATACCGGCCAAAACCCTGGTTAAATTCCGGTGCGTATGTAAATCTTGGTGCGACATTATTGATAATCCTGATTTCGTTACCCAGCATCGTAATCTTTGCAAAATCAATTCCGTGAGTAGTAAATTACTACTAGCCCTCGAGGGGTTGGGTCGGTTTGGGCGGAAAGGATGCTTGTTGACAGTTCGTCGCGCTGACGCTCTTCGTAAAACTTATCACATTTTAAAGAGTTCGCAAAGGTATCATCTACTAGGGAACTGTAATGAGTTGCTGTTAGTTCACGGCTATATTGATCCGGGTCATCGAGACCAGTTGATGCTTTGGAACCCTTGTATTAGAAAGTCGTTGCGAATTCCCCTTCCACCATTGCCCTCCTTTGACTTTATCGTGTATCTATTTGGGTTTGCGCTTTGCAGTAATGAATATAAAGTCATTGCTATGTCATCTCAACGGAGTGTTACAGATGGTATTATTATGTGTTGTGCACTTTATACGCTCAGTGATCAACAATGGTCTTTGAGAAATGAAGGCCTCGATATGTCTTTTTCATACTTTGTGCGTTTGTTTCGGTTATATGGTTGTCCACCAACGGGTTGTTTCTTTCAAGGAGCAGCACATTGGATTGGTGATGACCCAAATCAGGGTGCTATCCCTTCTGATTGTTCTACTCATTTAGTTTCTCTGGACTTTGATTTGGAAAAATTTACCTACTTGGAACTGCCATTTGCTTCAGAAGATAGGGGAGCCATAAGATTTCCTTTTCGTCTTAGGGAGTCACTTGCGGTTTTCTGTATTTCTTTTGTAAAATCCAGCATATGGGCACTGGATGAGGAAAGCGGGAAAGGGGCTTGGACCCCAAGGTTCTCAGGACTTTCAAGTTGTGGCGGTTTTTATTTGTTCAGCTCTAGGCCACGATTGCCGCTATTCTACTATGAGAGTGATCACGGCAGCTGTTTTGTTTATAGAAAGATGGCCTATAACATTGCTAGCTGTAAAGTACACGAGCTTGGAAAATCTATGGGTCATTTTGTGGATTTGCGAATGTATATGGAGGGCTTGGTGTTGTGCAAAGGATACGGAGCTGAGGATCTACTGTCACTTGCTCACGAACAAGAGAATGCTACTATCTCTAATGGAGATGATTGGTACACAATGGATATGCTAGTTGCTCGTTTCTTTTAA
- the LOC141658631 gene encoding uncharacterized protein LOC141658631 produces the protein MSPEIVQAQKRKREDVILEEEEGEKQPIPAQPLRSIRQVPARIDDMDDARARIDEFSAKMSDQLLSASTLESSTRVVSILTSLVTRAAELASQAREGLDAGLATACQLRDAQARVSSLEEKLDKVNRDLHTSRGNEVVLQSQLGTARESTRAAIVCEVAAKNAEKAVRLELEAEKQAMQDQLRKNEELAAEKELVEARLADAAQYFFGKGRVDAMRDPESDRANWNPDRDEIALDAQYPDLASMGQEEEVDSPPSKAKSGDQEMADGCESVTGSKIT, from the exons ATGTCACCGGAGATCGTCCAGGCtcaaaaaagaaagagggaagatgttatcctggAAGAGGAGGAAGGAGAGAAACAGCCTATCCCGGCTCAGCCactcaggagtataaggcaagtgcctgctaggattgatgacatggatgatgcccgggcacggatagatgagttttctgcaaaaatgagcgaccagctattgtctgctagtacccttgagtcgtctaccagagtggtttctattctgacttctcttgtaacaagggctgctgaacttgcttcccaggctagggag gggttggatgccgggttggctactgcttgtcagcttaGGGACgcccaggccagggtttctagtttggaggaaaaactggataAAGTTAATCGtgacctgcacacatccaggggtaatgaagtagtacttcaatctcagttGGGGACAGCTAGGGAGTCaaccagggctgctatagtttgtgaggtggctgcgaaaaatgctgagaaggctgtcaggctggagttggaggctgagaagcaggcaatgcaggatcagttgagaaagaatgaggagcttgctgctgaaaaggagttggtggaggcgaggttggctgatgctgctcaatacttcttcgggaaaggccgggttgatgctatgagggatccagaatctgaccgggctaattggaatccggaccgggatgagatagctttggacgctcagtatcctgatttggccagtatgggtcaagaagaagaagtggattctcctccttccaaggcaaagtctggtgaccaggaaatggcggatggttgtgagtcggttactggctcaaaaataacttag